One genomic segment of Planktothrix serta PCC 8927 includes these proteins:
- the tgt gene encoding tRNA guanosine(34) transglycosylase Tgt, translated as MSHPFSFEVQACCSQTKARVGLFHTPHGWVETPRFMPVGTLANVKTLTPAHLKDAGAQMVLSNTYHLHLQPGEKIVAGAGGLHRFMGWDGPMLTDSGGFQVFSLSQIRTITEEGVTFRSPHDGKIINFTPERSIQIQNELGADVIMAFDECPPYPASREAVLKATERTQRWLGRCINAHQRTDQALFGIVQGGIYADLREKAAQELVEFDLPGYAIGGVSVGEPVTLIEKIVQVTTPILPFNKPRYLMGVGTYREMAQAIAAGVDLFDCVIPTRLARHGAALIKGERLNLKNAQFREDFQPLDETCPCYTCQNFSRAYISHLIRAKELLGYTLISIHNVTELIRFTQRIRDAILNHRFADEFQFWLSSAPNSEAALEEFEMNKRSEG; from the coding sequence ATGTCACACCCTTTCTCTTTTGAAGTTCAGGCGTGCTGTAGTCAAACAAAAGCCCGTGTTGGGTTATTTCATACCCCTCATGGTTGGGTAGAAACTCCACGATTTATGCCCGTGGGAACCTTGGCAAATGTCAAAACTCTCACTCCAGCACACCTCAAAGATGCAGGCGCTCAGATGGTTTTATCGAATACCTATCACCTGCATTTACAACCTGGAGAAAAGATTGTGGCTGGGGCTGGAGGATTACATCGGTTTATGGGCTGGGATGGCCCGATGCTGACGGATTCCGGGGGATTTCAAGTCTTTAGTTTAAGTCAAATTCGCACGATTACCGAAGAAGGGGTAACGTTTCGTTCTCCCCATGATGGAAAAATCATTAACTTCACCCCAGAACGTTCCATCCAAATTCAAAATGAATTAGGGGCGGATGTGATTATGGCGTTTGATGAATGTCCCCCCTATCCGGCGAGTCGAGAAGCGGTATTAAAAGCCACAGAACGCACCCAACGCTGGTTAGGACGCTGTATTAATGCCCATCAACGCACCGACCAAGCCTTATTCGGAATTGTCCAGGGGGGAATTTATGCGGATTTACGAGAAAAAGCGGCTCAAGAATTAGTTGAATTTGATTTACCTGGATATGCGATTGGGGGCGTGAGTGTAGGGGAACCTGTAACATTAATTGAAAAAATTGTTCAGGTGACAACGCCAATTTTACCCTTTAATAAACCCCGTTATTTAATGGGAGTAGGAACCTATCGAGAAATGGCTCAAGCCATTGCTGCGGGGGTGGATTTATTTGATTGTGTGATTCCCACTCGTTTAGCCCGTCATGGAGCGGCGTTAATTAAGGGAGAACGATTGAATTTAAAAAATGCTCAATTTCGAGAAGATTTTCAACCCTTAGATGAAACCTGTCCCTGTTATACCTGTCAAAATTTTAGTCGGGCTTATATTAGTCATTTAATCCGGGCGAAGGAACTATTAGGCTATACATTAATCTCGATTCATAATGTTACCGAATTAATTCGTTTTACCCAACGCATTCGAGATGCTATTTTAAATCATCGGTTTGCGGATGAGTTTCAATTTTGGTTAAGTTCAGCACCCAATTCTGAAGCCGCTTTAGAAGAATTTGAGATGAATAAACGTTCCGAAGGATAA